One stretch of Halobacillus litoralis DNA includes these proteins:
- a CDS encoding nucleotidyltransferase domain-containing protein codes for MFEKCTEVRQWLSEFEGEWMFAGGWAIDLYIGEETRHHEDVEVAIFREDQHELYQVLKSWDLHVVKQKELKRWEGEPLTLPVHEIHAFSQEGHRFEILLNEKNRHRWQFRRDASITFDINRMHLQSEHGHPYLNPEIVLLYKSTDTTEKDEEDFLHVFPYLNEHQKEWLKQALMHHQPEHPWLETLLY; via the coding sequence ATGTTTGAAAAATGTACAGAAGTACGGCAGTGGTTAAGTGAGTTTGAGGGAGAATGGATGTTTGCGGGGGGATGGGCTATCGACCTTTATATCGGAGAAGAAACAAGGCATCATGAAGATGTGGAAGTCGCCATTTTCCGTGAAGATCAGCACGAATTATACCAAGTATTGAAATCGTGGGATTTGCATGTCGTCAAACAGAAGGAACTCAAACGTTGGGAAGGGGAACCCCTCACCCTTCCTGTCCATGAAATCCATGCTTTTTCTCAAGAGGGTCATAGGTTCGAAATTCTCCTCAATGAAAAAAACAGGCACCGGTGGCAGTTCAGAAGAGATGCCTCCATTACATTTGATATTAATCGTATGCACCTGCAGTCAGAACATGGACACCCGTATTTAAACCCTGAAATTGTTCTTCTCTATAAATCAACCGACACTACAGAGAAAGACGAAGAGGACTTCCTTCACGTCTTTCCTTACTTGAATGAACATCAGAAAGAGTGGTTGAAACAGGCGCTCATGCATCACCAGCCTGAACATCCATGGCTCGAGACCTTACTCTATTGA
- a CDS encoding YkvA family protein, which yields MIRLWRRIKFLFNVRKSVPFLVRFFKSKDVSAGKKWFSVVLLVAYLLFPWDVIPDFLVFFGLVDDLAVFTYIMQWMVKMAPVDLQKEYRVYDE from the coding sequence ATGATCCGTTTATGGCGAAGAATTAAGTTTCTTTTCAATGTCAGAAAATCTGTGCCGTTTCTTGTGCGATTTTTTAAATCAAAAGATGTGAGTGCGGGTAAGAAATGGTTTTCGGTTGTACTCTTAGTAGCTTATCTTCTATTCCCATGGGACGTGATCCCGGATTTCCTCGTATTTTTCGGTCTTGTCGATGATCTTGCGGTTTTCACTTATATCATGCAATGGATGGTGAAGATGGCTCCTGTGGACTTGCAAAAGGAGTACCGCGTCTATGATGAATAG
- a CDS encoding BCCT family transporter yields the protein MKDQIKNPVFLISATVITVLVIVGAINPEGFGTVAGTLFDFTTINFGWFYLISVFGFVIFMAALGLSKYGKIKIGPQDSKPEFPFFTWIGMLFSAGFGVGLVFWGVAEPMSHFFETPFSDLDAQTEDAARVAMGYSFFHWGINQWSVFAIVGLLIGFLQFRKDKNGLVSTALEPVLGKSKPVKYTIDSLAVIATVMGIATSLGLGILQMNGGLNAVFGIPNSTSIQLIITGVLLVLYLTSSSTGLEKGIKWLSNLNLALCLVLLLFVFFAGPTVFILNSFTLGIGDYITNFVGYSLRLTPYEGGSWLRDWTIFYWAWVIAWSPFVGAFVARVSRGRTIREFIFGVLIVPPLIACLWIAVFGGTALNSDLNNGTQIAEAVNNDVTVALFEAFEYLPLTGILSFLSILLIATFLITSADSATYILASMTTNGSLTPALAIKVIWGVLMAAIAGVLLVAGGLDALQTASLVSALPFTVIIILFVYAFTKMIRKEPLPERRRKKNE from the coding sequence ATGAAAGATCAAATCAAAAACCCTGTTTTCCTCATTTCTGCAACCGTCATCACTGTCCTCGTCATCGTAGGAGCAATTAACCCAGAAGGCTTCGGTACAGTCGCCGGTACCTTATTTGATTTCACTACGATTAATTTCGGCTGGTTTTATCTCATTTCCGTCTTCGGCTTTGTCATTTTCATGGCTGCTCTCGGACTGAGTAAATACGGAAAGATTAAAATCGGGCCTCAAGATTCAAAGCCTGAATTTCCTTTCTTCACTTGGATTGGCATGCTCTTCTCTGCCGGATTCGGGGTAGGACTTGTATTCTGGGGAGTGGCAGAACCGATGAGTCACTTCTTTGAAACGCCATTCTCAGATTTGGATGCCCAAACTGAGGATGCTGCGCGTGTCGCTATGGGATACTCTTTTTTCCACTGGGGAATTAACCAATGGTCCGTTTTCGCCATTGTCGGCCTGCTTATTGGCTTTTTGCAATTCAGAAAGGATAAGAACGGCCTCGTATCTACTGCTCTTGAACCCGTGCTCGGGAAATCAAAGCCCGTGAAGTACACCATCGACTCATTAGCCGTCATCGCTACAGTAATGGGAATCGCCACATCCTTAGGACTCGGTATCCTCCAAATGAACGGTGGGTTGAACGCCGTATTCGGCATTCCAAATAGTACATCGATCCAGCTTATCATAACAGGCGTACTGCTCGTCTTATACTTAACCTCATCCAGCACTGGATTAGAAAAAGGGATCAAATGGCTCAGTAACTTGAACCTGGCCCTATGCTTAGTTTTACTTTTATTTGTCTTCTTCGCCGGTCCGACTGTCTTTATTTTAAATAGTTTCACCTTAGGGATCGGAGATTATATTACCAACTTTGTGGGGTACAGTCTTAGATTGACCCCCTATGAAGGCGGGAGTTGGCTCCGGGATTGGACGATTTTCTATTGGGCATGGGTCATTGCATGGTCTCCATTCGTAGGGGCATTCGTTGCACGAGTTTCCCGAGGTCGAACAATAAGGGAGTTCATATTCGGTGTCCTTATCGTACCACCGCTGATCGCTTGTTTGTGGATCGCCGTTTTCGGTGGTACAGCCTTGAACAGTGACTTGAACAATGGAACGCAGATTGCTGAAGCCGTCAATAATGATGTGACGGTCGCTCTCTTTGAAGCTTTTGAATACCTGCCTCTTACAGGTATTTTATCTTTCTTATCGATTTTGTTGATTGCTACGTTCTTGATCACATCTGCGGACTCAGCTACTTATATTTTGGCAAGTATGACGACGAATGGCAGTCTGACCCCTGCCCTTGCTATTAAAGTGATCTGGGGTGTCCTGATGGCAGCCATTGCCGGTGTGTTACTGGTCGCAGGTGGGTTGGATGCTTTGCAGACAGCTTCTCTCGTTTCTGCTCTTCCGTTTACAGTAATCATCATTCTCTTCGTGTATGCCTTTACGAAGATGATACGAAAAGAGCCGCTGCCCGAACGACGCAGAAAAAAGAACGAATAG
- a CDS encoding organic hydroperoxide resistance protein: protein MSNVMFTAHATAQGGRNGHVKSDDGLIDLNLSMPGEGDEKGSNPEQLFAAGYSACYDGALNLVASKQKKDIESEITADVSLMKDESDNGFKVGVVLNVKVKGVSQEEAESLAEEAHKVCPYSKATRGNIDVEINASAV from the coding sequence ATGAGTAATGTAATGTTTACCGCACATGCAACAGCACAAGGTGGACGAAATGGCCACGTTAAGTCAGACGATGGTTTAATTGATTTGAACCTTTCCATGCCTGGCGAAGGTGATGAAAAAGGATCGAACCCAGAGCAATTGTTTGCTGCTGGTTATTCCGCTTGCTATGATGGAGCGTTGAACCTAGTTGCAAGTAAACAGAAGAAAGATATTGAATCAGAAATCACTGCTGACGTAAGCCTTATGAAAGATGAATCGGACAATGGTTTTAAAGTAGGCGTTGTCCTTAATGTTAAAGTGAAAGGCGTTTCTCAAGAAGAAGCGGAATCACTTGCTGAGGAAGCTCACAAAGTATGTCCATACTCTAAAGCAACGCGTGGAAACATCGACGTTGAGATCAATGCGAGCGCCGTATAA
- a CDS encoding AimR family lysis-lysogeny pheromone receptor, whose translation MADDQLIEPSPLRKLQMSRTSSLYDVYLDYLRKYPRRDAVLRTKDYILSHFPRTIDEQIVCMEFFYMNDFFEELSVITESPYINKEVGHLYRVILSQTGRDKNKNYLDELKDLHFMHPSLRCLHLFTLVYSYQDLKVFTALDKYLDECDQALQQVDEPLMYYYLNQRYQELLFYHYWKTNNSILASRYAYKMINTEVSSRRKSRMHHDLALCQLFNGYESSMESLLKSMEIAQKHGHLRFLQTVKNRSLPFISSFHQRTEGISTTDPVEQAHLALARGDYEKTQQILHSFPSLTPFQESYLGLATGNREMLRHSYHRFIQEQGDYFFAQLPLAYLERI comes from the coding sequence GTGGCAGATGATCAACTAATTGAACCGAGCCCATTGCGAAAGCTTCAAATGAGTCGCACTTCCTCTTTATATGACGTTTACCTGGATTATTTAAGGAAGTATCCTAGAAGGGATGCTGTCTTGCGGACGAAAGACTACATCCTCTCTCATTTCCCTAGAACCATTGATGAACAAATTGTCTGCATGGAATTTTTTTATATGAATGATTTTTTTGAAGAGCTGTCTGTCATAACAGAATCTCCTTACATAAATAAAGAGGTGGGTCATTTGTATCGAGTGATCCTGTCTCAAACGGGTAGAGATAAAAACAAAAATTACTTAGATGAGCTAAAAGATCTCCATTTTATGCATCCATCGTTACGATGTCTTCATTTGTTCACCCTTGTTTATTCTTATCAGGACTTGAAAGTATTTACAGCATTGGATAAGTACTTGGATGAATGCGATCAGGCGCTTCAGCAAGTAGACGAGCCTTTGATGTATTATTATTTGAATCAACGTTATCAAGAGTTGCTTTTTTATCATTATTGGAAGACCAATAACTCTATTCTTGCAAGCCGTTATGCATATAAAATGATCAACACAGAAGTTTCTTCTAGAAGAAAGAGCCGCATGCATCATGATTTGGCCTTATGCCAGCTTTTTAATGGCTATGAATCTTCTATGGAATCGTTACTAAAGTCCATGGAAATTGCTCAAAAACATGGGCATTTACGTTTTTTGCAAACGGTAAAAAACCGCTCGCTCCCTTTTATATCTTCCTTTCATCAGAGAACAGAAGGGATATCTACTACGGATCCAGTAGAGCAGGCTCACCTTGCTTTAGCGCGGGGAGATTATGAGAAAACACAGCAGATCCTGCATTCCTTCCCATCACTCACTCCTTTTCAAGAAAGTTATTTGGGTCTGGCTACAGGGAACAGGGAGATGCTGAGGCATTCCTATCACCGTTTTATTCAAGAACAAGGGGATTACTTCTTTGCCCAATTACCGCTAGCGTATTTAGAAAGAATATAA
- a CDS encoding GNAT family N-acetyltransferase, with protein sequence MLKGNLVELRPVSKDDLKHLFKWANDEEIANLAHGSDSAYQNNNPQEDLEAFYDKNLTAQPLWESGRVFIVYTISTGVPIGKCSYSNLNPVTRAAEIGLSIGEREYWGHGYGRDIIQTLLKHLFHTLNLERVQLDTWSGNTQALRLYEKTGFQTEGRLRKNEYVEGTHYDTILMGMLRSEFNA encoded by the coding sequence ATGCTCAAAGGAAATCTTGTTGAACTCCGTCCTGTTTCAAAGGACGACTTGAAACACTTATTTAAGTGGGCGAATGATGAAGAAATAGCGAATCTTGCACATGGGAGCGACTCAGCCTATCAAAATAACAACCCACAAGAAGATCTAGAAGCATTCTATGATAAAAATCTTACTGCGCAACCTCTATGGGAAAGTGGACGTGTTTTCATTGTCTATACGATCAGTACAGGAGTGCCTATTGGGAAATGCAGCTACAGCAACTTGAATCCCGTGACAAGGGCAGCAGAAATCGGTTTGAGCATCGGGGAAAGAGAATATTGGGGGCATGGATATGGAAGGGACATCATTCAAACCTTGTTGAAACACCTCTTTCACACCCTGAACCTCGAACGTGTTCAACTGGACACGTGGAGCGGTAACACACAAGCGCTAAGACTTTACGAAAAAACAGGCTTCCAGACAGAAGGCCGGCTCCGTAAAAATGAATATGTGGAAGGCACTCATTATGACACGATCCTTATGGGGATGCTTCGATCCGAATTCAACGCGTAA
- a CDS encoding glycine betaine uptake BCCT transporter → MKKVTSVFWVTLAIALFSVAWGAVAPKNLESITGSIQSYISVHFGWYYLLIVTGFVIFCLYMIFSPYGKMKLGKPTDKPDYNYATWFAMLFSAGMGIGLVFWGAAEPIYFYANNAPTAETGTAAALNESMRFVYFHWGVHAWGIYAIVALVLAYFKFRRGAPALISSTLEPLFGDKMNGPWGKVVDIIAVFATIVGVATTLGFGAAQINGGLTFLTPLEDSFGIQLIIIGVVTVLFMISAYSGLSKGIRYLSNTNMILAIALLAIMLIVGPTLFIMNMFTDTIGAYLQNLPTMSFRLAPNSEENRTWINNWTVFYWAWWIAWSPFVGIFIARVSKGRTIREFLSGVLLVPSAVGFLWFSTFGSSAIQVQQDQGGLSDLATEQVMFGTFDNYPLGLILSIIAMVLIGTFFITSADSATFVLGMQTTNGSLTPPTMVKFVWGIIQSSMAAVLLYSGGLQALQNALISAAFPFSFIMILMVVSLYKAIRADKIALDRGKEKEEKTSA, encoded by the coding sequence ATGAAAAAAGTCACATCTGTTTTTTGGGTTACATTAGCCATTGCACTATTTTCAGTCGCTTGGGGTGCGGTTGCCCCAAAAAATCTAGAAAGTATTACAGGAAGTATTCAATCTTATATTTCTGTTCACTTTGGTTGGTACTACTTATTGATTGTTACTGGTTTTGTGATTTTCTGCCTTTATATGATTTTCAGTCCTTATGGAAAAATGAAACTTGGAAAGCCCACGGACAAGCCTGATTACAACTACGCGACATGGTTTGCGATGCTTTTCAGTGCCGGGATGGGAATCGGGCTCGTCTTCTGGGGAGCGGCAGAACCAATCTACTTTTATGCTAATAATGCTCCGACTGCAGAGACGGGAACAGCGGCCGCTCTTAATGAATCCATGCGATTCGTGTACTTCCACTGGGGAGTCCATGCATGGGGAATCTACGCAATCGTTGCTCTAGTCCTTGCGTATTTCAAGTTCCGTCGAGGTGCACCGGCTTTAATCAGCTCCACACTTGAGCCCTTATTCGGGGATAAAATGAATGGACCGTGGGGGAAAGTTGTCGATATTATCGCCGTATTTGCGACCATTGTCGGTGTAGCGACGACTCTTGGATTTGGTGCAGCACAAATCAATGGTGGATTGACATTCTTGACACCTTTGGAGGATTCGTTCGGTATTCAGTTGATTATCATAGGTGTTGTTACTGTTTTGTTCATGATTTCCGCTTATTCTGGATTGAGCAAAGGAATTCGCTATTTAAGTAATACGAATATGATTTTAGCTATAGCTTTGCTTGCTATTATGTTGATTGTAGGTCCGACGCTCTTCATTATGAACATGTTTACAGACACGATCGGTGCTTACTTACAAAACTTGCCGACCATGAGCTTCCGTCTTGCACCGAACAGTGAAGAAAACCGTACATGGATCAACAACTGGACGGTCTTTTACTGGGCATGGTGGATTGCTTGGTCCCCGTTTGTTGGAATCTTTATCGCACGTGTATCTAAAGGACGTACAATCCGCGAATTTTTATCAGGTGTGCTACTTGTACCGTCTGCTGTAGGTTTTCTATGGTTCTCCACTTTCGGTTCATCGGCCATCCAAGTCCAACAAGATCAAGGAGGACTTTCCGATCTAGCTACGGAGCAAGTGATGTTTGGTACATTCGATAATTACCCGCTCGGATTGATCTTGTCGATCATCGCGATGGTATTGATTGGAACGTTCTTCATTACATCCGCAGACTCTGCAACCTTTGTATTAGGGATGCAGACGACCAACGGATCTCTTACACCACCTACAATGGTTAAGTTCGTATGGGGAATTATCCAGTCGTCCATGGCCGCTGTGTTGTTATATTCCGGTGGTTTGCAGGCGCTGCAGAACGCGCTTATATCCGCAGCCTTTCCATTCTCTTTCATTATGATCTTAATGGTCGTATCCTTATATAAAGCCATTCGTGCAGATAAAATCGCGCTTGATCGAGGGAAGGAAAAAGAAGAAAAAACATCTGCTTAA
- a CDS encoding metal-dependent hydrolase: MMASGHQVVGFTFGVGAMTLLPTFEWMPEQPLQTVLFFVFVLFGSLLPDIDTPTSTLGHKFWRGLMTVFTVAFLCYLFVPEYLDTYREQLKIFVMLLLPILIMIRGHRKMTHSVLFVGLLIGYGIILEQAFAIPRMYIGGLILGVISHLFGDYITKKGIPLAYPFSKKYLQFIFTFRTGSNSERLIVYSLLLWNVWYLTSNIF, from the coding sequence ATGATGGCATCAGGACACCAGGTTGTGGGCTTTACTTTCGGGGTGGGAGCTATGACATTACTCCCTACGTTCGAGTGGATGCCTGAACAGCCTCTCCAAACGGTTTTATTTTTTGTGTTCGTCCTTTTCGGCTCGCTTTTGCCGGACATCGACACACCAACATCTACCCTCGGCCACAAGTTTTGGCGGGGACTTATGACGGTCTTTACCGTCGCTTTTCTCTGTTATTTGTTTGTACCAGAGTATTTGGATACCTATCGAGAACAACTGAAAATTTTCGTCATGCTGCTTCTCCCCATCCTCATCATGATTCGCGGACATAGAAAAATGACTCATTCCGTGTTGTTTGTCGGTTTACTTATCGGTTACGGAATTATCCTTGAGCAAGCCTTCGCCATTCCCCGCATGTATATTGGTGGCTTGATTTTAGGGGTGATTTCGCATTTGTTTGGTGATTACATAACGAAAAAAGGCATCCCGTTAGCTTATCCTTTTTCAAAGAAGTATTTACAGTTCATTTTTACTTTCCGAACAGGATCCAACAGTGAGCGTCTCATTGTGTACAGCCTGCTTCTGTGGAACGTATGGTACCTCACCTCAAACATTTTCTGA